The following proteins come from a genomic window of Geomonas sp. RF6:
- a CDS encoding L-lactate permease codes for MPWIQSYTPVAGSLGMSALVAAIPLVVIFVCLAGFKMKAHKAGPLAVVVAIAIAIGVWGMPAKLAALATMHGAAFGLFPVFYIVVTTLLLYNITVKGGQFEIIRASLAGLTGDRRLQALLIAFCFGAFIEGAAGFGTPVAIAGATLVGLGFRPFYAASVCLIANTAPVAFGAIGIPVVALAGVMGLDDPGMFKLSTMVGRQLPFISVFIPFYVIMIMAGWKKTLEVMPAIVVCGGTFALAQWGCASYLGPYLPDIVASLATLAALVILLRFWQPASVWTFDHEPEFAGKESHDYTGAQVFRAWAPYLVLTIMVLIWGIPSLKESLDKSKVVIPIAGLDSAIVKKVSKPEDGIKKAEAAKLQITRQLQTLNPADPKQAELAAGLTELNGLEDSLIQVEQTLPVGKPVVTKERLAAFDAIDKKAKALQAIEKSLVTEKTVEKDHFKALDKAVGDQLPAKVAAKFTFNFMSAAGTAILIAAIISAFICGVGVVDFFRVFGKTLHDMRWPAVTVAAVVGLAFVMNASGMTTSMGMAFTTTGKLFPFLSPFLGMLGVFLTGSDTSSNVLFGGLQKVTAEQLGLNPLLTCAANTSGGVMGKMVSPQSIAVACAATGLVGEEGNLFRYTLKHAIFLTTVMGVIVALQAYVVPWMVP; via the coding sequence ATGCCGTGGATTCAAAGTTACACCCCCGTCGCGGGAAGCCTGGGAATGTCGGCCCTTGTGGCTGCCATCCCTCTTGTCGTGATCTTCGTCTGTCTTGCCGGGTTCAAAATGAAGGCCCACAAGGCAGGTCCGCTCGCCGTGGTAGTGGCGATCGCCATCGCCATCGGTGTCTGGGGGATGCCGGCGAAGCTTGCCGCCCTCGCCACGATGCACGGTGCAGCCTTCGGCCTTTTCCCTGTTTTCTACATCGTCGTCACCACTCTTCTTCTGTACAACATCACGGTGAAGGGGGGGCAGTTCGAGATCATCCGGGCTTCCCTTGCCGGACTGACCGGTGACCGCCGCCTCCAGGCTCTCCTCATCGCCTTCTGCTTCGGTGCCTTCATCGAGGGCGCGGCAGGCTTTGGAACGCCGGTTGCGATCGCCGGGGCGACCCTGGTAGGTCTCGGCTTCCGACCGTTCTACGCAGCAAGCGTCTGCCTCATTGCCAATACCGCACCGGTTGCCTTCGGCGCCATCGGTATTCCGGTCGTGGCTCTCGCCGGTGTCATGGGGCTCGACGATCCGGGGATGTTCAAGCTCTCCACCATGGTCGGCCGCCAGCTCCCCTTCATCTCCGTATTCATCCCGTTCTACGTCATCATGATCATGGCCGGGTGGAAAAAGACGCTTGAGGTTATGCCCGCGATCGTCGTCTGCGGCGGCACCTTCGCCCTCGCCCAGTGGGGATGCGCAAGCTACCTCGGCCCGTATCTCCCCGACATCGTCGCCTCCCTCGCCACCCTCGCTGCCCTCGTTATCCTGCTCCGCTTCTGGCAGCCGGCAAGCGTGTGGACCTTCGACCACGAGCCGGAGTTCGCCGGGAAAGAAAGCCATGACTACACCGGCGCGCAGGTCTTCCGCGCCTGGGCTCCCTATCTCGTCCTGACCATCATGGTCCTCATCTGGGGCATCCCGTCGCTGAAGGAGTCGCTCGACAAGAGCAAGGTCGTCATCCCTATCGCCGGCCTTGACAGCGCCATCGTGAAGAAGGTCTCGAAGCCGGAAGACGGCATCAAGAAAGCTGAAGCGGCGAAGCTGCAGATCACCAGGCAGCTCCAGACGCTGAACCCGGCAGATCCGAAGCAGGCCGAGCTTGCGGCAGGCCTCACCGAACTGAATGGCCTCGAGGACAGCCTGATCCAGGTGGAGCAGACCCTGCCGGTCGGCAAACCGGTCGTGACGAAGGAAAGGCTTGCCGCCTTCGACGCCATCGACAAGAAAGCCAAGGCGCTGCAGGCGATCGAGAAGTCGCTGGTTACTGAAAAGACCGTGGAGAAGGATCACTTCAAGGCGCTCGACAAGGCTGTCGGCGACCAGCTCCCGGCGAAGGTTGCGGCGAAGTTCACCTTCAACTTCATGTCCGCCGCCGGTACCGCGATCCTCATCGCCGCCATCATCTCCGCCTTCATCTGCGGGGTAGGGGTAGTCGACTTCTTCAGGGTCTTCGGAAAAACCCTCCACGACATGCGCTGGCCTGCGGTCACCGTCGCAGCGGTCGTCGGCCTCGCCTTCGTGATGAACGCATCGGGGATGACCACCAGCATGGGTATGGCCTTCACCACCACCGGGAAACTCTTCCCCTTCCTCTCCCCGTTCCTCGGCATGCTCGGCGTCTTCCTGACCGGCTCCGACACCTCCAGCAACGTCCTCTTCGGCGGTCTGCAGAAGGTCACCGCGGAGCAGCTCGGCCTGAACCCGCTCCTCACCTGCGCTGCCAACACCAGCGGCGGCGTCATGGGCAAGATGGTCTCCCCGCAGTCGATCGCGGTAGCCTGCGCGGCAACTGGCCTCGTCGGCGAAGAGGGGAACCTCTTCCGCTACACCCTGAAGCACGCGATATTCCTCACTACGGTGATGGGTGTCATAGTCGCCCTCCAGGCGTACGTGGTACCGTGGATGGTGCCGTAA